The Alphaproteobacteria bacterium genome includes the window GGCCTATCTCGACATCCGCTTTCCCGAGCATGGTTGGCGCCAGAACCGCGCAGATCTTGCCGCCTGGTTCTCCTCCCTATCGGAGCGCGCCGCGATGATGGCAACCCGCCCACCCACGGAAGAATAAGAAAACGGTAGAACGACGGACCCCGCCCAGCGGACACAAGATCACGATCGTGACGGCGCTACCACAGACGGCCAGCCGGAATATGCGCTCGCATGCCTGGCTCCGTGTCCTATACTGGCACCATGAGCGAGGCGCCGCATGTTTTAGTGGTCGATGACGACGATCGCCTGCGCGCCCTATTGCGGCGCTATCTGATCGGGGGTGGCTTTCTCGTCACCACAGCGGCGAATGCAGCAGAGGCGCGCGCGCGCCTACGCGGCCTGCGTTTCGACGTCATCGTGCTTGACGTCATGATGCCCGGCGAGGACGGCATGGGCTTCACACGCTGGCTGCGCGAGGATGACCGTACACCGGTGCTTATGCTTACTGCGCAGGATTCGGTCGATAACCGCATCGCCGGACTCGACAGCGGCGCTGACGACTATCTCGTCAAGCCTTTCGAGCCGGGCGAACTGTTGGCGAGACTGAAAGCGATATTGCGCCGTGTGCGAGCCTTTCCCGGCGTGCGTTTTGGCGCCTTTATCTTCAACGCGCGCACGGGTGCCCTGCATGAGGGAGAACAGCCGGTACCGCTGACCTCTTCAGAGGAGGCGCTGCTGCGCGCCCTGGCCGAACACCCCGGTGAGGTGCTCGCCCGCGAGACCCTCGGTACCGGGGCGGGGACGCGCGCCATCGATGTACAGATCACCCGCTTGCGGCGCAAGAT containing:
- a CDS encoding response regulator is translated as MPGSVSYTGTMSEAPHVLVVDDDDRLRALLRRYLIGGGFLVTTAANAAEARARLRGLRFDVIVLDVMMPGEDGMGFTRWLREDDRTPVLMLTAQDSVDNRIAGLDSGADDYLVKPFEPGELLARLKAILRRVRAFPGVRFGAFIFNARTGALHEGEQPVPLTSSEEALLRALAEHPGEVLARETLGTGAGTRAIDVQITRLRRKIEPDPRRPRYLVTVRGEGYSLRTDDAGAREL